GGTGCAAGAGAGAGACAAGTCTCTGCCGGTTAAGCGTGCAAGGCTGATAGCCCTGATTGAACATTTGGATTATAATATAGGTAAGGTGATACAATCTCTTGAGGAAAGTGGTCAATTGAATAATACGTTGGTGATATTTGCTTCTGATAATGGAGGAGACCGGGGAAGTATGGCGAACAATGGTTCTACCCGGGGTGCCAAAGGCGATATGTTTGAGGGTGGTATTCATGTCGCTTGCGCATTGAATATGCCGGGAGTTTTCGAAGGCGGCCGACGTGACAAACACTTCGTGGTGATGATGGACCTTATGCCTACTATATGTGACTTTGTAAATGTACCGGTCAAGCATGAGATAGATGGTATTTCCGTGTTGGATGCCATTAAGGGAAAGCCCCAGAACACAGAAGACCGCTTTGTCTTCTGGCTCCGAAATGAAGGTGGTGCGCAGTTTGGTGGCAAGTCACAGAGTGCTGTGAGGTATAATGAGTACAAACTATTACAGAATCTTCCCTTTGAAAAGGCGCAGATGTTCAATTTGGAAGAGGACTCTTTAGAAACTACTCCGTTACCTTTGCAAGGGGATATGTTTCGGAAATTGAACAATGCAATGACTAGGCATTATCGTGCTTGGGGGGCAGTCCCTTGCCAGGCACCGTCTAAGTAGAAACTTAAATCATAAAATAAAACTAGTATGATGAATTTCAAAATGAAAAACAAGACTCTGTTCTTATGCCTTCCGGCAATGTTGAACATACCTTTTGGAGGCTCTTCCGCATTCGGAGCAAATCCAGAAAAAGACAATAAAGAAAATAGCCCGAAACGCCCCAATGTACTTGTATTGCTAACGGATGACCAGACATTCAGCACTATCCATGCCTGGGGTAATAACGAAATTCAGACTCCGAATATGGATAGGCTTGTCAACCAGGGTATATCATTCACCCAAACTCACGTAATGGGCGGGCTCAATGGTGCCATCTCGCAGCCCAGTCGTGCGATGCTCCTTACCGGACGCGGTCTGATGGATGTACACCGCAACGGACAAGTCATCCCCAAGAATGAGAAAACATTTCCCGAACTGTTCCGCGAGAACGGCTATACAACCTTCGGAACCGGCAAATGGCACAGTGACAAAGCTGCATTCAACCGTTCGTTCTCTACGGGTGCAAACATTTTTTTCGGGGGAATGCATCCCTATGGAAATGAAAAGGAAGAAAAGGGACACCGATGCCCTTATCTGCATGAGTACGACCCGACAGGGAAATACAAAAATGGCCAATGGGTAAACGCATCACTCAATACTTTCTCGTCTGAGTTGTATGCCGATGCCGCCATCAAGTTCATTGAAACAAATGCGTCGAACGATGATCCGTTTCTGATGTATGTCGCATTTACTTCGCCGCATGATCCGCGTAACGTGTTACCCGATTACGGACGCAAATACGGCAGCAAGGAAATTACGATGCCAAAGAATTTTGTCACACAGCATCCGTTTGATAATGGAGACCTTAATGAACGTGATGAAAAATTGTTGCCTACTCCGCGTGTACCGGAACAGGTGCTTGCTGAAAGGGCCAACTATTATAGTATGGTGAACGAGGTAGATGTTCAGATAGGACGTATCCTTGATATGCTTGAAAAAAGCGGCAAAGCCGATAACACCATCATCGTATTTGCTGCGGACAACGGCCTTTGTGTCGGAGAACACGGACTGTTGGGGAAACAGAACTTATATGAAGCGGCGGTAAGAGTGCCTTTGGTGATATGCGGACCTAATATCCCGCAAAATGTTATGAGCGATGCCTACTGTTATCTTTATGACCTTTACCCCACTCTCTGTGATCTTTCGAATATAAAGGCACCGACTACTGTTAAGGGTATTTCATTAGCGCAAACCATACAGAACCCGAAAGTGAAAAAGCGTAAGGACATATTGCTGACATATATTAACCTTCAACGAGCTATCAAGAAGGATGGTTTCAAACTTATACTTTACAATGTAGACGGTCAGCGTCATCCGCAGCTTTTTGACCTTAAGGCGGATCCAATGGAAATGAATAATCTTTATGACAATCCGAAGTATAGTAAAAAACGTAAAGAGCTTACTAAATTACTTTATGCTCGAATGGCGTCTGTTGGCGATTTCTGTGATCCTACTAAACCGGATTGGGGCTATCCGACGAAACTGAAATGGGAACAAGTTGTCAAAGTCAATCCTTGATGTAGAAAAATGTGTGTTCGGGGCTTATATAGCTCAATGTGAAAAAAATATCATTCCCACTGCAATAAGAAAAAACAGCTTATTGCAGTGGGAATTTTTATTGTCCGATGCGTCCTACTCTTTCTTCGAAAGAGTTACGATCACCAATGGCTTTGCTTCTCATTTTCGAGCGGTAGTTGTAGATAGTTGATAATGAGTATTGCAGGAAATGGGCTATTTTCACACTATCTGTAATTCCTAACCGAATCAGTGCAAAGATTCTCAGTTCGGGAGTCAGTAGTTTACCAGTACCAGGTATTATAGCATTTTCGGGTGATAAGAGTGCGTTAAAGTCCGCTACGAAGTTTGGGAATAAGTTGAGGATTGCTTTGTCGAAATTATTATAAAACTCTGCCAGATCTCCTTCTGTATTTAGCGAAGACTTGAGGAAAGAAACCACTTTATTGATATCTTCACTCTTTGCTATTTTAAGGGCTCTTTTCTTGAAACTGTCTATCTGAGTGATATAGTTGGTATATTGTTCCATATATAATCCCACATATTCTTCCTTAATTTTACTGCTATCAGCCAGTGCAGAATTTATGTTTTGTATTTCATCCAAATGGTATGACAGGCTTTTATTGGCTTGTTCCACTTTTTTCTTTTGCTTCTTTAGTTGGGTGAAAAGTATAATTAATAGGATACAGACAAGGCACAGCGAACTGAGTAGGCTATTGATAATAACAAATTTGCGTTTCTCTTTCTCTTGAAAGGCCTTGTCGATGAAGAGATACATATCCGAGGCTTCGATAGTATTAATTCTTGCATTACATAAAATCGCATCTTCCATTGCATTTTTCATGTATGCGTATGCCCGATCTATGTCTCCACTTTCAAAAATAAGTTTTGCCAATATTCGCAAAGAGCGGTTCTCTCTTGTTCCGCTTATTACATCGGATATGGCGGATATGGCAAAGTATTTGATCGCATTCCTGGAGTCGCCTTTGCCTTGATAGGCGGAGGCTAATGAATAAGCTAATATGCCGGCATTCCGTGAATATTGGGGATAGCTTAAATAAGCGCTATCCAGCATATGGATGGCATCATTATATTTCTTTTTGTGTAGCAGGATAGGAGCAATTGTGAAAGCCCGTATATTGGAAGGGACTTCTGCGCATTGAAGTAAGGAGTCACGATAAGTTTGTTCTATCAAATCATTCTTGCGTGATTCTATTTCACTGGAAGCAAAATTCTTCTGGTGATTGTAGATAGTGGCTTGTCCGAGGAAGTATTCCACTCTAAGTTTGGGAGACAATAATTCATGTTGTATGGGATTGACAATGGACAATGCTTCTTTGAAAAATCCCATGGAAGATAAAATACGCGCATAATCTAACTTGGCTTCAATGATAAGCTCTCCATCTCCACTTTCTTGAGCCAACTCATTCATATGAATAGCATAGGTTAAAGCGGAATCTTTTTGAAAGGAAGAATAGGCGAAACATAATAATTCGGCTATTTGTACTTTTTTGTGTATTTTATGGTGTAACTTCAGTTCTATTTTGAGACTATCTATTTGCTCTTGCTTTTGTTCTGCATAATCTAATTTATACTTTAGGGCTTTATCTAATGTTTTTAGTAATGACTTGATTTCATCGTTAGCTGTAGCCGGATTGATAAAAATAAAGCAGAGTAACACAGGTAAAATAAACTTTCTCATGATTATATTAGATTTTATCGCTAAAGCTGAATTTGGGATAAAGGTAAATATAATATTTGATAAATGCTAGCTTGTGATTTAATTCTCATGTCTAAGATTTATAATTCCATACCGAACCGTAAAAGTGAATACCGGTTTGATATGGAATGTATGATATGGAATCTTTTTCAGAAATGTCTATATAAAATTAGGGAATAATTGTTATTTGTATTTCTTAGCAAACTCCACCGAAACAGAATTGCTGAAACTTCCGCAAACCTCCGCTGCGAAGTCTTTTCCGCATTGGATTATTTTATCCCAGATTTCTTCATTCAAGTTATTTAGATCGCGGTATCGAACATCATATTTGAGTAATCCATAAATGAGTCCTGCGTTAAAATTGTCGCCGGCTCCAATGGTGCTGACTGCCTGTAACGGTTCTACCGGATAATCTTTGTTGACCAGATTGGTGCGCAACGTTACCTTTTCCCCGCCTGCAGTACAGATGAAGCGTGGGCAATAGAACTTGATTTTATCCTTGTATATCTTGTCTATATCCTGCATATTATACATATAGAGGAAATCCTCCAATGAACCGCGTACAATGTCTGCATATTCAAGATTTTCAATAATGGTTGGAGCCAGTTTCATGGCTTCGTTCTTATGAGAAGAGCGGAAATTCGGGTCATAATAGATGATGGCTTTCTTTTCTCGTGCCTGATCGAGTAATTCGAGAACCTTTTCCCGTAATACCGGATTCAGTGCATAATACGAACCCACCATCACAATGTCATCCTCCTCTAATTTAGGGAATAGGACGTCCAAGCGCTGTTTTGGGTAATCTTTGTAAAAGATATACTCTGCATCGCTTTGTGCATTCAGGAAAGCCAGAGATACCGGTGATTTTCCGTCCGGGAATACGTTGACGTGATCCGTGGGGATATTATTCTCACGCATAAACTGCAGGATAATATTGCCTACACGGTCATTTCCGGTTTCACTGATGAAGCCGACGTTTATTCCCATTCGTCCCAATGAGACGATGCCGTTGAATACAGAGCCTCCCGGTACGGCTGCGGAAGGCTGGTCACCTCGAAAGATGATATCGAGGATTGTTTCTCCAATACCGATTACTTTTCGCATAGTGATCTTGATTTTTCTCCCAGATAACCACCATGATGGCGTTTTGAGTATTCGGCGATCGTAAATCCTGTTTCTTTCATGGTTTGTACCACCAATATATCTCCGATCACTGTCATGGCAGTGGTAGAGGTAGTAGGAGTCATACCTAACACACAGACTTCAGCCGGCTTACCGGTACTAAGACAAACATCCGACTCTTTTGCTAACGGACTGTCCGGATTACCAGTAATAACAATAAACTTCAAATCCGGATTCAGATTATGAGCCAGACGGGTTAATTCCACAATTTCCCGTGTCTTGCCCGAGTTGGAGATCAACAGGAGTAAATCATTTTCTTGTAAAATACCCAAGTCCCCGTGTTGCGCCTCGCTGGGATGCAGAAAGACGGATGGAATACCGGTGGAACAGAAAGTTGTAGCAATGTTCATGGCAATCTGTCCGGCTTTTCCCATACCGGAAGTTACCAGTTTTCCCTTTTTCTGATGTATTTGTTCTACAATCAGTTTCACTGCTTTTTCATAAGCGTCTGTTACAGGGATATTGAGCACAGCTTGTGCTTCCTGTTGCAAAAGTTGTTTGATGGAGTCTATCATATAATCAGTTTATTTTTTCTTTTAATTCGTTCAATGTGTTTGCCACTTCGTAATAAGTTGAGAATGGTTGCCGTGCAAAACCTTTATCCTCCAGGGTGTGGAGTGCTTTCAATAGTTCGTCATAGAAACCATATTCATTGTAGAAGATGACCTTTTTCCGGTGATAACCGATAGAAGCAGCGGCTATTACATGGAAAATCTCATCGAGTGTACCAACGCCTCCGGGTAGTGCGACTAACACTTCCGACTTCTCTGTTATGATATCTTTGCGGTCACTCAAGTTGCGGGTGTGAATTTCTTCGTCTAACAGAGTGCTTACTTTGCCGTTCTCCTCCAGTTTGGTGGGAACAACTCCGATGACCTTGCCTCCGTTTTCTTTCACGGCACGGGCTACACATTCCATCAGTCCGAGGCTGGCCCCTCCATATATCAAGGTTTTGCCTTTCTGCCCCATCCATTCTCCTATTTGGCGGGCACTTTCGAAGTACATTTTGTCAATGTTCTCGGAGGCGGAACAGAATATTCCTATCTTTTCCATATACGTTGTTGCTGTTATAGTCCACAAATATCTGCAATTTTCTATAAACAGCAATAAGTTTTATTGTATTTTTGTGGCATTAATTCAATAAGGAAGTATAAAACAATGCAAGGTAACGAATATACATTGCCAAATGGCTTACGTATTATCCATGAACCGACCCTCTCAAAAGTAGCTTATTGTGGTTTTGCGATCGATGCCGGAACACGCGATGAGGCAGAGAATGAGCAGGGAATGGCCCATTTTGTAGAACATCTGATTTTTAAGGGAACGGAGAAGCGGAAAGCCTGGCATATCCTCAACCGGATGGAGAATGTGGGGGGTGACCTGAATGCTTACACTAATAAGGAAGAAACGGTGGTCTATGCCGCTTTCCTGAAAGAACATTTGGAACGGGCACTTGAACTGTTGGGGGATATTGTATTTCATTCAACTTTTCCGCAGCATGAGATAGAAAAAGAAACGGAGGTCATTATTGATGAAATCCAGTCGTATGAGGATACTCCGTCGGAACTGATCTTCGATGATTTTGAAGATATGATCTTCCGCAATCATCCATTGGGAAGAAACATTCTTGGTAAACCGGAACTTCTGCGAAGTTTTCGCACGGAAGATGTTCTATCGTTTACCCGCCGGTTTTACCAACCGGGGAATATGGTGTTTTTTGTTCAGGGACAATATGATTTCAAAAGAATCGTCCGTTTGGTAGAAAAATACCTTTCGGATATTCCTGATGTAAGAGTAGAGAATCGTCGTACACCTCCGCCTCTTTATGTGCCGGAACATTTGACGGTTCCCAGAGACACACACCAGGCACATGTTATGATTGGTAGCCGTGGCTATAATGCGTATGACGACAAACGCACGGCTCTCTATTTATTGAACAATGTCCTCGGAGGTCCCGGAATGAATAGCAAACTCAATGTGGCCCTTCGTGAGCGCAGAGGACTGGTTTATAATGTCGAATCCAATCTGACCTCCTACACGGATACAGGGGCTTTCTGTATTTATTTCGGGACGGATGTAGAAGATATGGATACCTGTTTGAAACTGACCTATAAGGAACTGAAGCGAATGCGTGATGTGAAAATGACTTCCTCCCAATTGGCAGCAGCGAAAAAGCAGTTGATCGGACAAATCGGAGTGGCATCTGATAACTTTGAGAATAATGCACTGGGAATGGCGAAAACATACCTTCATTATCATAAATATGAATCATCCGAGCTTGTTTTTAAGCGTATTGAGGAGTTGACAGCAGAGCAACTACTGGAGGTTGCCAATGAAATGTTTGCGGAAGAGTATTTATCAACGCTGATTTATAAGTAGCTTTTTGATATTGCTACGATATGCTGACAATTAATAAACTGTTAATATTAAACTGACCATGAGAAACTTAACACGAAATGTCTGGATTTGCCTGGGTCTGATAATGTTTCCCCTTACAACATTCGGACAGCAGAAGAACAATTTTACCTATGTACCTGCCCAAGAGCTTTTACTGGTAGGAAAAGCGACCACCGAAGGTGAATATTTCCATCGGGTAGACACAGCAAAGTATTGTACGATGCCTCCTGCGGTAAAGAAACTATTCACTAACTCTGCAGGTTTGGCTATTTCCTTCACAACGAACAGTCCGGTGATAAAAGCTAAATGGACTGTTCCTGACAATTACCAATTGCCAAACTTGACCAGATTAGCCCAGAAAGGCTTGGATTTGTATATCAAACGGGATGGGAAATGGCAATTTGCCGGAGTAGGGATGCCGGGTGGCGTGACTACGGAAAGAGTGATTGTCGATAATATGGGAACCGAAGAGAAAGAATGTTTGTTATATCTGCCTTTATACGATGAGTTGAAGAATCTGGAGATAGGTGTTTCTTCTGATGCTCACATACATAAAGGAGAAAATCCGTTCAAAGATAAAATAGTAGTCTACGGATCCAGTATTTTGCAGGGAGCTTCTGCCAGCCGTCCGGGCATGGCCTATCCGGCCCGCTTATCCCGTAGCAGTGGATATAATTTCATTAATTTGGGATTGAGTGGCAATGGGAAAATGGAGAAAGAAGTTGCCGAGATGTTAGCGGATATTGATGCGGATGCTTTTATCTTGGATTGTATTCCTAATCCTTCTCCAAAAGAGATTACCGAACGGACTGTAGACTTTGTAATGACCTTGCGGGAGAAACATCCGGATACACCTATTATTATCATACAGACATTGATACGCGAAACAGGAAACTTTAATCAGAAAGCCCGTGAAAATGTAAAGCGACAGAATGAGGCTATAACTGAACAGGTAGAAGTGTTGCGTAAAAAAGGCGTAAAGAATCTGTATTTCATTAAAGAAGACCATTTCCTGGGGACAGATCATGAGGGAACCATTGACGGAACTCACCCGAACGATTTGGGATTCGACCGAATGTTGAAGAAGTATAAACCGGCTATTGGTAAGATTCTGAAAATCAAGTTTAGAGATAAATGATGGAAAGAATAAAGAGGCTATCCGAAAAGTCCCTAAAAAGAAAAATCACCCTTTTTAGGTAATGGATAATGTTTTACTCGTACAATTTTTGGGGTGCACTTTATCTGTTTGCAGGGTGACTGTTGTCACGTTACAACTAGCCAACTCAACCAAAGTGAAAGCTTCCCGATTGGTAGCAAATAAGAATGATATTCGTTCTGAATCCGTAGCTTTCAACGGAGTGAATTTCCGCGCCTCCAAGAGTCTGCGTGTAGGTATTCGCGGAGATTTTGGATATGTCTAACTTGCGTTCGTATGTCTAAAACATACTGTTATCGTCCATCATTAAATGATATTATGACTAGAAATTTGTATCTTAGCGCCCATGTTGGGTTGCTAATCCGGTAACCGTGTATGTTTGTTTTTATAATACTTCTAAAATAAAAAACGATGTTTCAGAAACTTGTAGCTATAGAGCCGGTCAGTCTGGTTCCGTCGGCCGAAAAAATGTTGTGGTCATTTGCCGGTCAGGTCGTGATGTATCCTGACATACCCACGAGTGATGATGAAATCATTGCCCGTATCGGAGATGCTGATGCGGTGCTTTTGAGTTATACCTCCCGTATCAACCGATATGTACTTGAATGTTGTCCGAATGTGAAATACATTGGAATGTGTTGCTCGCTCTATTCTCCCGAAAGTGCTAATGTCGATATTCGCTATGCCAATGAACGGGGTATCACGGTGACAGGTATTCGGGATTATGGTGACGAGGGAGTAGTGGAATATGTAGTCAGTGAATTGGTGCGCTGTTTGCACGGCTTTGGACAGGAACCGTGGGAGGAGTTACCTCGTGAGATCACCGGATTGAAAGTCGGGATAGTCGGACTGGGTAAGTCTGGTGGCATGATAGCGGACGCTTTGAAGTTCTTTGGCGCTGATATTTCATATTATGCCCGCAGTGAGAAAGAAGCAGCCACTGCCAAAGGATATCGCTTTTTACCATTAAAGGAACTCCTTGCAGAGAGTGAAGTCATTTGTTGTTGCCTTAATAAAAATACGGTTCTGTTGCATGAAGAGGAATTCAGGCAGATGGGTGACCGGAAGATCTTATTCAATACCGGTTTGTCACCAGCATGGGATGAGGCTGCATTTACTGAATGGCTGGAAGGTGATAACCTTTGTTTTTGTGATACGGTAGGCGCATTGGGGAATGAGCAACTGCTCAATCATCCACATGTACGTTGTATGCAGGTGTCTACTGGCCGCACGCGTCAGGCGTTTGACCGCCTGAGCGCAAAAGTGTTGGCCAATCTGTCAGAATACAATGGGTGATGCGATATTAATCAGGGTGCTCACTACTGACCACCCTGCAATATCTGATGTAGCACTATAAATATCTACTACGGCATGCACCTGGTCATTTTTGATTTCTACCCTTTGCGTATCTCCCACAAATCCGGGGGTAGATTGTATGGATACCTGCATGTTCTCCGGACCGACAGAAGCTCGTGAGGCGGCAACTGTAACATTCACTTTGGTTGGAAAGATGCGAATAGCTTCCGCAGCACTTCCGGAGAAAACGGTACGTTGCTCCGTTTGCAAAGAATCATCATAAACGGGAGTTCCTTTGAGTCCGTTAGGACCTTTTTCATTGAAGAAGCGGGCTGTTGTATTTCCCATCAGGGAGGCAGTTCTTAAAACATCGAATCCACCGGTAGCTCCGGATGCGATATAGATTCGTGTGCCATTTGCCTTGGCGGTTTCTGCCACTTCCCGATAGAATGTCTCGTCTGCCAAAGCACCGATAGACAAGGTAATGACAGACGTTCCGTTTCTCAATGCCGGCAAGGCCAATTCCCGCATAGCGGCAGGAGAGGCCGACTCCACCAGATAATCTGGTTTTAATGCTAATAACTCTTCCAATGTGGCGCAAGCAATGCAAGGCTTGCCATGTTGCTGCATTTTATTTACGATGTGCGCAGCTTTTGATGCCGTACGCGAATAGACACCTACCAGATTATAATCTGGTAATAAGCCTTTGACAACTGCATCCGCAACGATTTCTGCAAGTCGTCCACATCCAACAATGACTAATTTTTTCATGCAACAAAGATAATACTTTTATTGGTAAGAACTTGGATTGCTAATTATTGTATTCAAATATCAAATAACACACCAACAGGTACAGGATAAGGAACAGCACAGACTCGATTCTCATTTTCAGTTCTTTCCGGGTAGGATGCAACCAATTTATAATCCGTGTGCGCAGAGTTTCGGGTGGACGTCTGAATAATCTTGCAAGCTCCTCAAAAGTCTTGCAGCCGTAGACTGTTTGTCTGAAATCATTCCTGCTGCCCCAACCTTCCTCTTTGAACCACCGGGTTTTAGGGTATCTTTCCGCTATCTGGTCTTGCAGCTGTCGCAAGGAGAAAGATTCGGGATTGTCTTCGTATTCCTGTTCGTAGTATATCATGCCTGTGAATCCATGTATACCTTTCCATTTAGTCATGTAGGAGCACTTGATAATATATTTTGTTCCGGTGGCATCAATAATTATATCACCTTTCCACCCGTTGGTTTCTTTTAGCATATCGAGTTTCGTTGTCTTGCCCTCTTTCCAAAAGACATAGACTCTGTTGTCGTTCGGACTGGACCAAAATATCGGGTATTTTAATTTTACTTTCATCTTTATTCCGGAACATGATGATTCAGGGTATCATGTGCAAGTGCTGCTTTATATCAGGGCTTTTTACATCAGGATTCTTCTATGGGTAATGCCACTTTCAGATTCGGATAGCAGTCGCCTAGGTGTTTTAGAAAATCATTGGCAATGACAATGGCCTGTACCGTTTCTTTCGCATCTACCGGAGTTTCGGGAATATCCGTAAAAATCAGACAGGAATAAAGGATGAGTTCAATTGCTTTTCCGTCTGTCTGCAAAGAGAGTTTATAGGCTTTTACATTTTTGCCGCGAGCTTGGGCTTGTGCTTTTGTCTGTCCCTCCAAAGGATATAAGGTGAGTCTGGAGTTTTTGAGTTGCGAAGGTTCGAATATCAGATGCTTGTCTATTTCACCATTGGTATCCGTGTCGAACAGGTGCAGCTTATCACCGCTTAATACCAAATATTTGGGGGTTGCCACGGTGGTGAAACGCACAGTTCCCAAAGTGGCCATTCCTTTCAGTTTGTCTTTCATCCCGTCTTTGAAGGCATCTACCATGTTGTGTTCGGTATTAGCATAGTTGAAAGCATCGATAGGATTTTGCTCCATCGCTTTTTTCAGAAAGGGGAGTTCGGATGTCAGAAATTGGTTCTTGTATTGTGTCGCATTTGCAAATTCTGCTTTGAAATCGGTGTTGTCTACTGCCTGAACCTGCTGGGAGATTTTGCTTTTTGTATAAAACCAATATCCCAAAGACAGGATAATGCAGACAATCGGAATAAGCGAATAGATGTTCATGGGTTTTATTTTTAGGTATCCGTACTATTTTTCTTTTTCCTCGTTGTTATCCTTCACTTTTTTCACCATGCCTAGAAGCCCCAGGATAAAGTCTTTCAGGTAGGATAATATGCCTATGACTATCAATGCTGCAAGACCATAAAAAAGAAGGCTGCCACCCCATTTGTCCCAAAATGTGGGTTCAGGGATGAGGCGGCTAAGTTCTTCTACATTCAGGTCTTGCCGGATTGCTTCGGCATATTCGTCAGAAATGTCGTAATACGTATCGGGTTTCGATTCAGAAAAGAGTACGAGCGTACGTTTGCCGTCTTTCTCAATATACCCTAAATCCAGATGAGTACCTTCGTCCGTTTTATAATAGGAGCTGTCAGGGAGGGTAGCTACTTTCGGAATGTTGTTACTTACAGGAATTCTGATTCTGCGTGCTTCGGCATTACTACTCATCAAAAGACCGGCTATGACGGTCAGAATAAATAAAAACTTTTTCATAATTATTGCAATTTAACGTGTTAATGACTGATAGAGGGACAGTGTTTGACTGTTTTCTTTGTTTGTAATAATTTACTTTATGTGCTCTCCGGCTTAATTGAAAGTTAAATTCCGTACAATGTTATTTTTCCAGATAAAGCTGAACCAGTCATCCATATCCTCTTTGACGAATGTAATTTCCCAGCCGTCATTGCCTTTAGTGGATGGAGCTATTGCTTCTGGATAAAAATGGTCTTGCCAGGAAGCGTATATTTCTTCTTTATGTACCAAGCGGCTTTCATTAGGCACTAGGTTGTCTAATCGGGCAGTTATGGATGTCCAATTTTTCAGTAATGCCCGTAATTCTAACAATTGGTGTGGCGACGGCTCGGAAGCATCGCCTTCTATTGCAATGACTGTTTCCGCAGAATAAAATGGCAGTTGTAGGATGGTAAACCAGTTGTAATGATCATTCTGCCACCAATCACAAACCTTGCTGGAAAAGATGCCTATATCTTCCCCTGTGTATTCTTTTCTCGTTCCCAGTAAAATAGTTACCAGTGTTTTGAAAAATCCCTTTCTTTTCCGCTGTTTGTCTACTTCCATACAGTGCTTGTTTTATAACATTTATAACGACCATTTTTTGAATGATAGTGCCAAAGTTATAAAACTATTTCGGAAAAAGTGAACGGTCGTTTCTTTTTTATCTTTTTTTTGCATAGATAATCTTAGGTGGAAGGAATATGGTATGTATTGAATAATACAGT
The Bacteroides luhongzhouii DNA segment above includes these coding regions:
- a CDS encoding SIS domain-containing protein — protein: MIDSIKQLLQQEAQAVLNIPVTDAYEKAVKLIVEQIHQKKGKLVTSGMGKAGQIAMNIATTFCSTGIPSVFLHPSEAQHGDLGILQENDLLLLISNSGKTREIVELTRLAHNLNPDLKFIVITGNPDSPLAKESDVCLSTGKPAEVCVLGMTPTTSTTAMTVIGDILVVQTMKETGFTIAEYSKRHHGGYLGEKSRSLCEK
- a CDS encoding M16 family metallopeptidase — translated: MQGNEYTLPNGLRIIHEPTLSKVAYCGFAIDAGTRDEAENEQGMAHFVEHLIFKGTEKRKAWHILNRMENVGGDLNAYTNKEETVVYAAFLKEHLERALELLGDIVFHSTFPQHEIEKETEVIIDEIQSYEDTPSELIFDDFEDMIFRNHPLGRNILGKPELLRSFRTEDVLSFTRRFYQPGNMVFFVQGQYDFKRIVRLVEKYLSDIPDVRVENRRTPPPLYVPEHLTVPRDTHQAHVMIGSRGYNAYDDKRTALYLLNNVLGGPGMNSKLNVALRERRGLVYNVESNLTSYTDTGAFCIYFGTDVEDMDTCLKLTYKELKRMRDVKMTSSQLAAAKKQLIGQIGVASDNFENNALGMAKTYLHYHKYESSELVFKRIEELTAEQLLEVANEMFAEEYLSTLIYK
- a CDS encoding TIGR00730 family Rossman fold protein, with product MEKIGIFCSASENIDKMYFESARQIGEWMGQKGKTLIYGGASLGLMECVARAVKENGGKVIGVVPTKLEENGKVSTLLDEEIHTRNLSDRKDIITEKSEVLVALPGGVGTLDEIFHVIAAASIGYHRKKVIFYNEYGFYDELLKALHTLEDKGFARQPFSTYYEVANTLNELKEKIN
- a CDS encoding sulfatase-like hydrolase/transferase, which translates into the protein MMNFKMKNKTLFLCLPAMLNIPFGGSSAFGANPEKDNKENSPKRPNVLVLLTDDQTFSTIHAWGNNEIQTPNMDRLVNQGISFTQTHVMGGLNGAISQPSRAMLLTGRGLMDVHRNGQVIPKNEKTFPELFRENGYTTFGTGKWHSDKAAFNRSFSTGANIFFGGMHPYGNEKEEKGHRCPYLHEYDPTGKYKNGQWVNASLNTFSSELYADAAIKFIETNASNDDPFLMYVAFTSPHDPRNVLPDYGRKYGSKEITMPKNFVTQHPFDNGDLNERDEKLLPTPRVPEQVLAERANYYSMVNEVDVQIGRILDMLEKSGKADNTIIVFAADNGLCVGEHGLLGKQNLYEAAVRVPLVICGPNIPQNVMSDAYCYLYDLYPTLCDLSNIKAPTTVKGISLAQTIQNPKVKKRKDILLTYINLQRAIKKDGFKLILYNVDGQRHPQLFDLKADPMEMNNLYDNPKYSKKRKELTKLLYARMASVGDFCDPTKPDWGYPTKLKWEQVVKVNP
- a CDS encoding DUF6377 domain-containing protein, which translates into the protein MRKFILPVLLCFIFINPATANDEIKSLLKTLDKALKYKLDYAEQKQEQIDSLKIELKLHHKIHKKVQIAELLCFAYSSFQKDSALTYAIHMNELAQESGDGELIIEAKLDYARILSSMGFFKEALSIVNPIQHELLSPKLRVEYFLGQATIYNHQKNFASSEIESRKNDLIEQTYRDSLLQCAEVPSNIRAFTIAPILLHKKKYNDAIHMLDSAYLSYPQYSRNAGILAYSLASAYQGKGDSRNAIKYFAISAISDVISGTRENRSLRILAKLIFESGDIDRAYAYMKNAMEDAILCNARINTIEASDMYLFIDKAFQEKEKRKFVIINSLLSSLCLVCILLIILFTQLKKQKKKVEQANKSLSYHLDEIQNINSALADSSKIKEEYVGLYMEQYTNYITQIDSFKKRALKIAKSEDINKVVSFLKSSLNTEGDLAEFYNNFDKAILNLFPNFVADFNALLSPENAIIPGTGKLLTPELRIFALIRLGITDSVKIAHFLQYSLSTIYNYRSKMRSKAIGDRNSFEERVGRIGQ
- a CDS encoding carbohydrate kinase family protein: MRKVIGIGETILDIIFRGDQPSAAVPGGSVFNGIVSLGRMGINVGFISETGNDRVGNIILQFMRENNIPTDHVNVFPDGKSPVSLAFLNAQSDAEYIFYKDYPKQRLDVLFPKLEEDDIVMVGSYYALNPVLREKVLELLDQAREKKAIIYYDPNFRSSHKNEAMKLAPTIIENLEYADIVRGSLEDFLYMYNMQDIDKIYKDKIKFYCPRFICTAGGEKVTLRTNLVNKDYPVEPLQAVSTIGAGDNFNAGLIYGLLKYDVRYRDLNNLNEEIWDKIIQCGKDFAAEVCGSFSNSVSVEFAKKYK